In Pelodictyon luteolum DSM 273, the genomic stretch GTTGGACGGAAGAGCACAAGCAGGAGTGCTACAACTCCCGCATACTCGGCACTCGCCACATGGTGGCTGCCATCTCGAAGGCGCCGGTGAAACCGGCTGTCTTTATTTCCGCATCGGCCATAGGCTATTACGGATCAATGGCGCGTTGCGCTGATACGCCCGACATTCTTGAAAACGGGTCTGCCGGCAGAGATTTTCTTGCCAAAATATGTGAGGACTGGGAACGGGAGGCTCTGGCGGCAGAAAAAAGCGGAGTGCGCCTCGTTCTGCTTCGCACAGGCATTGTCCTCTCCACCAGAGGCGGCATGCTGCAGAAACTGCTCGGACCCTTCAATTTCTTCGTTGGTGGTCCTGTCGGAACAGGGGAGCAGTGCATTTCATGGATCCATCTCGATGACGAGATCGACTGCATTCTTGCAGCACTCGACAATGAGGACTGGAGCGGCCCCGTGAATGCTGTCGGACCGAAACCGGTTTCAA encodes the following:
- a CDS encoding TIGR01777 family oxidoreductase, yielding MEGHIVITGATGVIGTELVAALEKRGEQVVVLARSPEAAKGTVPGAARYVLWDSDMAEGEWTGLVSGAKAVIHLAGKPLLEARWTEEHKQECYNSRILGTRHMVAAISKAPVKPAVFISASAIGYYGSMARCADTPDILENGSAGRDFLAKICEDWEREALAAEKSGVRLVLLRTGIVLSTRGGMLQKLLGPFNFFVGGPVGTGEQCISWIHLDDEIDCILAALDNEDWSGPVNAVGPKPVSMKEFAQTLGSVLGRPSLLPVPKMAVQVLLGEGAEYAVKGQKVLPGFMTAHGFVFRFPSLAAALRDLVQREH